The Pseudomonas parafulva genome includes a window with the following:
- a CDS encoding glutathione S-transferase family protein, translating to MSNPIKLYNFPKSGHAHRIELMLSLLALPTELVFVDLAAGAHKQPEFLALNPFGQVPVIDDNGTVIADSNAILVYLAKKYDNGAWLPEDPVAAAAVQRWLSVAAGPLAFGPAAARLVTVFGAAFNTDEVIARAHALLKVIDTELAERPFLAGHTPTIADIANYSYIAHAPEGNVSLEPYANVRDWLMRIEALPGFVAMPRTQIGLQNNA from the coding sequence ATGTCCAACCCAATAAAGCTCTACAACTTCCCCAAGTCCGGTCACGCGCACCGCATCGAGCTCATGCTTTCCCTGCTTGCGTTGCCCACCGAACTGGTTTTCGTGGACCTGGCAGCAGGTGCGCACAAGCAACCCGAGTTCCTGGCCCTGAACCCTTTCGGTCAGGTGCCGGTGATCGATGACAACGGTACGGTGATCGCTGATTCCAACGCCATCCTGGTGTACCTGGCCAAGAAATACGACAACGGTGCATGGCTGCCCGAAGATCCAGTGGCAGCGGCTGCTGTGCAACGCTGGTTATCGGTAGCGGCCGGCCCGCTGGCCTTCGGTCCGGCCGCCGCGCGCCTGGTAACCGTATTCGGCGCGGCATTCAATACCGACGAGGTCATTGCTCGCGCCCATGCGCTGCTCAAGGTGATCGATACCGAGTTGGCCGAAAGACCGTTCCTGGCAGGCCATACCCCAACCATCGCCGACATCGCCAACTACTCGTACATCGCCCACGCACCTGAAGGCAATGTGTCGCTGGAGCCCTACGCCAATGTGCGCGACTGGCTGATGCGAATCGAAGCGTTGCCCGGCTTCGTGGCCATGCCACGTACTCAGATCGGGCTGCAGAACAACGCCTGA
- a CDS encoding DUF2025 family protein, producing MTITSQDICNAAEQLKGFVGFHGKRGLYIVRFSEDAFGMDIADDSITPSNEFVWRPEQGHRMALCRERLGLLLEQRMDERLNVSEPLRAYLRRHDLPEIVAERRLHPAGVIAPAI from the coding sequence ATGACCATTACATCCCAGGATATCTGCAATGCAGCCGAGCAGCTCAAGGGCTTCGTCGGCTTTCACGGTAAACGTGGCCTCTATATCGTGCGTTTCTCCGAGGATGCCTTCGGCATGGATATCGCCGACGACAGCATCACCCCCAGCAACGAGTTCGTATGGCGACCCGAACAGGGGCATCGCATGGCCTTGTGTCGCGAGCGGCTGGGCCTGTTGCTGGAGCAACGCATGGATGAGCGGCTGAATGTGAGTGAGCCGCTCAGGGCCTACCTTCGTCGGCACGACCTGCCGGAGATTGTGGCCGAGCGGCGCTTGCACCCGGCAGGCGTCATCGCGCCAGCGATATGA
- the ccoM gene encoding cytochrome c oxidase subunit CcoM, protein MFFDNVVIAGVVTVGLMVAFFAGLGIFIWKDSSKRKRP, encoded by the coding sequence ATGTTCTTCGACAACGTGGTTATCGCAGGCGTGGTAACGGTGGGGTTGATGGTGGCTTTCTTCGCCGGTCTAGGCATTTTCATCTGGAAGGACTCGAGCAAGCGCAAGCGCCCTTGA
- a CDS encoding RHS repeat domain-containing protein → MRYDPMGRRTEKIESTLDGQVVGRTRFSWSGLRLLGEQHNGRQALYLYEDDGHEPLARVDGLGAHQQVLHYHNDINGLPEQLTDDAGEEVWSARYLTWGASWDEQRATRLPEKQNLRFQGQYLDRETGLHYNLFRFYDPEIGRFTQPDPIGLAGGLNLYEYAPNPFTWIDPWGLLKEGETAGYGAKAHRGDGLEAHEILRNKFLQDAGIAPKNRRLRGNPSIALTPKHHDQVHAAENRLRKAMGLKPNQMLKSGKLEIRLMSKAIYQSLVSQGDVTIQQLRTARRYAKSFAKSKGCY, encoded by the coding sequence ATGCGCTACGACCCGATGGGCCGGCGTACCGAGAAGATCGAATCGACGCTCGACGGCCAGGTGGTCGGCCGCACGCGCTTCAGCTGGAGTGGCCTGCGCCTGCTCGGCGAGCAGCACAATGGCCGGCAGGCGTTGTACCTGTACGAGGACGATGGTCATGAACCGCTGGCCCGGGTGGATGGCCTGGGTGCTCACCAGCAGGTACTGCATTACCACAATGACATCAACGGCCTGCCGGAGCAGTTGACCGACGACGCTGGCGAGGAGGTGTGGTCGGCGCGCTACCTGACCTGGGGCGCAAGCTGGGATGAACAGCGGGCTACCCGTCTGCCGGAAAAACAGAACCTGCGCTTCCAAGGCCAGTACCTGGACCGCGAAACCGGCCTGCACTACAACTTGTTCCGCTTCTACGACCCGGAGATAGGCCGCTTTACCCAGCCTGACCCGATTGGTCTGGCCGGTGGTTTGAACCTTTACGAGTATGCGCCCAACCCGTTTACTTGGATCGACCCATGGGGTCTATTGAAGGAAGGCGAGACCGCGGGGTATGGTGCCAAGGCGCACCGAGGCGATGGCCTTGAAGCTCATGAGATTCTGCGTAACAAGTTCTTGCAGGACGCCGGTATTGCACCGAAAAACCGCAGGTTGCGCGGCAACCCTTCGATTGCCCTGACGCCGAAGCACCATGATCAGGTGCATGCTGCAGAGAACCGGTTACGCAAGGCAATGGGCCTCAAGCCTAACCAGATGCTCAAAAGCGGCAAGCTTGAAATCCGCTTGATGTCCAAGGCGATCTACCAATCGTTAGTCAGCCAGGGGGATGTCACAATCCAGCAACTCAGAACGGCACGACGCTACGCCAAATCGTTCGCCAAAAGCAAAGGGTGTTACTAG
- a CDS encoding M949_RS01915 family surface polysaccharide biosynthesis protein, producing MPAKPLCVVLSLTVGGLLVAGCEPKTFEMLPPIPMEQLEVLGVQAPLKSVHYRDSDGEGLLVLSRVDGQASDPESEQEVDKVVLKATLYGRSKAQEAFQARWQIDQQTTCPGLDLDVDFYTDVSGVADLDQNGAAEVTVASHAFCGGGVEPHDIAIEMRDGQRVYSITGQSLITPAGEDPIGGERQDSASLRAAPAWVRAHMDAVWQQVYQRPWSETALQDQDEAADEPG from the coding sequence ATGCCTGCCAAGCCTCTTTGCGTTGTCTTGAGCCTCACAGTCGGCGGTCTGCTCGTGGCAGGCTGCGAGCCGAAGACCTTCGAAATGTTGCCACCTATCCCCATGGAGCAACTGGAGGTGCTGGGCGTGCAGGCACCGCTCAAGAGCGTGCACTACCGCGACAGTGACGGCGAAGGGCTGCTGGTCTTGAGCCGTGTCGATGGCCAGGCCAGCGACCCTGAAAGTGAGCAGGAAGTGGACAAGGTCGTGCTCAAGGCGACCTTGTACGGCCGAAGCAAGGCGCAGGAGGCCTTCCAGGCGCGCTGGCAGATCGATCAGCAAACCACGTGTCCGGGTTTGGACCTGGACGTGGACTTCTACACCGATGTCAGCGGCGTGGCCGACCTCGACCAGAACGGTGCGGCCGAGGTGACAGTGGCCAGCCATGCGTTCTGCGGAGGAGGTGTCGAGCCCCATGACATCGCCATCGAGATGCGGGACGGGCAAAGGGTCTACAGCATCACGGGCCAGTCGCTGATCACGCCGGCCGGCGAAGATCCGATCGGCGGCGAGCGCCAGGACAGTGCCTCGCTCAGGGCCGCCCCGGCCTGGGTTCGGGCTCATATGGATGCAGTGTGGCAGCAGGTCTACCAGCGTCCCTGGAGCGAAACCGCCTTGCAGGACCAGGATGAGGCGGCGGACGAACCGGGCTAG
- a CDS encoding UPF0149 family protein, translating into MFLPLTEKELNRLEDMLIVYGNDYSVINLAELNGFFTALASSPNTVQPMEWLPAVAGGHVPKFKKPADEEAYTALMLRYASQVAEDLEDDVDGFEPLFEQGEGDQGTEVVMEEWCFGYMRGTQVAGWAALPTEQDALLKTISLHGLEDNVELLDQMSEQNIQQCVPQVIDAVRQLYRFYSRQR; encoded by the coding sequence ATGTTTTTACCGCTTACAGAAAAAGAGCTCAATCGCCTTGAAGACATGTTGATCGTCTACGGCAATGACTACTCGGTCATCAATCTGGCAGAGCTCAACGGCTTCTTCACCGCCCTGGCTAGCTCACCCAATACCGTCCAGCCTATGGAATGGCTGCCAGCGGTAGCCGGCGGTCACGTTCCCAAGTTCAAGAAGCCTGCTGACGAAGAGGCCTATACGGCATTAATGTTGCGCTACGCCAGTCAGGTTGCCGAAGACCTGGAAGACGATGTTGATGGCTTCGAACCGCTTTTTGAGCAAGGCGAGGGCGATCAGGGTACCGAAGTCGTCATGGAGGAGTGGTGCTTTGGCTACATGCGCGGCACTCAAGTCGCTGGGTGGGCTGCCCTGCCTACAGAACAGGATGCGCTGCTCAAGACTATCTCGCTACATGGGTTGGAAGATAACGTCGAGCTATTGGATCAGATGTCCGAACAGAATATCCAGCAGTGCGTGCCCCAAGTCATCGATGCCGTTCGCCAGCTCTATCGCTTCTATTCAAGGCAGCGGTAA
- a CDS encoding DcrB-related protein codes for MSYRVNEFRLALPDAAVQDSSINILRFEALATSLIISRSQLAEGETLQSNFDGQLQRLQQQVKDLRMQPAQAVQVGAAQAIAAIELSSQFSKGQEKVHQYQLALVLPGTRKMFALSYVKASPLGAADAAHWATIKQSLDFDNLG; via the coding sequence ATGAGTTATCGCGTCAACGAATTCCGCCTGGCCCTGCCCGATGCCGCCGTGCAGGACAGCAGCATCAACATCCTGCGCTTCGAGGCGCTGGCCACCTCGCTGATCATCAGCCGAAGCCAGCTGGCCGAAGGCGAGACCTTGCAGAGCAATTTCGATGGCCAGCTGCAGCGCCTGCAACAACAGGTCAAGGACTTGCGCATGCAACCGGCCCAGGCCGTGCAGGTGGGTGCCGCCCAGGCGATCGCCGCCATCGAGCTGAGCAGCCAATTTAGCAAGGGCCAGGAAAAGGTCCACCAGTACCAGCTGGCCCTGGTGCTGCCCGGCACGCGCAAGATGTTTGCCCTGAGTTACGTCAAGGCCAGCCCGCTGGGCGCAGCAGACGCGGCGCACTGGGCAACCATCAAGCAGTCGCTCGATTTCGACAACCTGGGCTGA
- a CDS encoding diguanylate cyclase, with product MDTRTGKGLSFAKRIYLPRVLGKGVGLFAVMAAVQPLSPPAWVWAFMLFNGLLWPHLAYLWAARSKTPYQAEQRNFFLDSLMGGFWAGAMQFNPLPTVTVLSMITMNNVAAGGKALAIRAGMAQVAGMLTACVLLGAEFQPDATAFQVYACLPMLTLYPAALGWVCYRLAIKLAEHKRRLNTLSLTDSLTGLLNHGAWKDLMARRFHGCRKQRSEAVVALIDIDHFKTINDTFGHVVGDQVLRQVSIELRGALREGDKAGRYGGDEFCVILPSTTEAQACQAMERLRERVAAYRDPQTPHLRISLSIGLCPFDPSLETPDGWLRQADTALYVAKRNGRDRVMATHRADTSVTPSAEPPAFISLAR from the coding sequence ATGGACACACGCACCGGCAAGGGCCTTTCGTTTGCCAAACGGATTTATCTGCCACGGGTACTGGGCAAGGGTGTGGGGCTTTTCGCGGTAATGGCCGCAGTGCAACCCCTGTCTCCCCCCGCCTGGGTTTGGGCATTCATGCTGTTCAACGGCTTGCTGTGGCCACATTTGGCCTATCTGTGGGCGGCCCGGTCCAAAACCCCCTACCAGGCCGAGCAACGCAACTTTTTTCTTGATTCGCTAATGGGTGGGTTCTGGGCCGGTGCCATGCAGTTCAATCCGCTGCCGACGGTTACCGTTCTATCGATGATCACCATGAACAACGTCGCAGCCGGCGGCAAGGCCTTGGCTATTCGCGCAGGCATGGCGCAAGTGGCAGGCATGCTTACGGCTTGCGTCTTGCTGGGGGCGGAATTTCAACCCGACGCCACCGCCTTTCAGGTCTACGCCTGCCTGCCGATGCTGACGTTGTACCCGGCGGCGCTAGGGTGGGTCTGCTATCGACTGGCAATCAAGCTGGCCGAGCACAAACGCCGACTCAACACCCTCAGCCTGACCGATAGCCTGACCGGGCTGCTCAACCACGGCGCCTGGAAAGACCTTATGGCGAGGCGTTTTCACGGGTGCAGGAAACAGCGCAGTGAAGCGGTAGTTGCCCTGATCGACATCGATCATTTCAAGACCATCAACGACACTTTCGGCCATGTGGTGGGCGATCAGGTGCTGCGCCAGGTGAGCATCGAGTTGCGCGGCGCCCTGCGCGAGGGCGACAAGGCCGGTCGCTACGGGGGTGACGAGTTTTGCGTGATACTGCCGAGCACCACCGAAGCCCAGGCCTGCCAGGCCATGGAGCGCCTGCGCGAGCGCGTGGCGGCCTACCGCGACCCGCAGACACCGCACCTGCGCATCAGCTTGAGCATTGGCCTGTGCCCGTTCGACCCCTCGCTGGAGACGCCCGACGGCTGGTTACGCCAGGCGGACACCGCTTTGTATGTAGCCAAGCGCAACGGCCGGGATCGCGTCATGGCCACTCATCGTGCCGATACCAGCGTGACGCCTTCTGCCGAGCCCCCCGCCTTCATATCGCTGGCGCGATGA
- a CDS encoding pyridoxamine 5'-phosphate oxidase family protein has protein sequence MQHTLDHRPSPWHPGEKTLQEKVGVAARMEAVGHKVIRDYMPDQHRTFYHQLPFIVAASVDSQGRPWATLLEGPEGFIRSPHPRELIIDTQPPADDPATPGLADGQAVGLLGIELHTRRRNRLNGHIQQATQGQLQVTVAQSFGNCPQYIQRRDYTRVAQLLQGRVDSTALDADAVSLIQAADTFFVASYVEHADGQRAVDVSHRGGRPGFVRVEGSLLTIPDYAGNLHFNTLGNLLANPRAGLLFIDFSNGNVLQLYGRAELVLDSPDTSLFEGAERLWTLDVEQVVWRPGAVGLRWAFKDYAPTTLATGTWPRLLQPSQQAQWQPWRVLRVEQESGDIRSFYLEPPGATAVTFAPGQHVPVQIPLDPHKPLIRTYSLSSAPSDGHVRISVKAQGPASRYLHERVVAGDVLQVRPPVGSFTLDLNSTRPLVLIGAGVGITPLLAMLREQLKQGQARVIHLFQGARSLADLAFHKELAHLQHYAAGLLHVYRALSQPEDHAQPGRDYQFADRLGIEHVKATLTLDDYDFYLCGPGNFTQDFYQGLRGLHVPDARIHAEAFGPSSLRRHLDAGQPTLQQPLAASEPVAVHFAASAKQAQWSPSSGTLLELAEAHGLSPEFSCRGGTCGTCKTRLLSGQVHYPNLPAEMPESGTALICCAVPANMDEPGQALMLDI, from the coding sequence ATGCAGCACACACTCGACCATCGCCCATCGCCTTGGCACCCAGGCGAGAAAACCCTGCAGGAAAAGGTGGGTGTTGCAGCGCGCATGGAGGCGGTGGGGCATAAGGTCATTCGCGACTACATGCCCGATCAGCACCGCACCTTCTACCACCAGCTGCCGTTCATTGTTGCCGCCAGCGTGGACTCGCAGGGCCGTCCATGGGCGACCCTACTGGAGGGGCCGGAAGGTTTCATCCGCTCGCCCCATCCACGTGAGCTGATAATCGATACCCAACCGCCAGCCGACGATCCGGCGACGCCAGGGCTGGCCGACGGGCAGGCAGTCGGTCTGCTGGGTATCGAACTGCACACCCGTCGGCGCAATCGCCTCAACGGCCACATCCAACAGGCCACCCAGGGGCAGTTGCAGGTGACCGTGGCTCAGTCATTCGGCAACTGCCCGCAATACATCCAACGGCGCGACTACACCCGGGTTGCGCAACTGCTCCAAGGGCGCGTCGATTCCACAGCGCTGGATGCCGATGCCGTCAGCCTGATCCAGGCAGCCGATACCTTCTTCGTTGCCAGTTATGTCGAGCACGCCGACGGCCAGCGAGCGGTGGACGTCTCCCACCGTGGCGGACGACCCGGCTTCGTCAGGGTTGAAGGCAGCCTCCTGACCATCCCCGATTACGCCGGGAACCTGCACTTCAATACCCTGGGCAACCTGCTGGCAAACCCCCGGGCTGGGCTATTGTTCATCGACTTCAGCAACGGCAACGTGCTGCAACTGTATGGGCGTGCCGAGCTGGTGCTGGACAGCCCCGACACTTCCCTGTTCGAGGGTGCCGAGCGTCTATGGACGCTGGATGTCGAGCAGGTGGTATGGCGTCCGGGCGCAGTTGGCCTGCGTTGGGCATTCAAGGACTACGCGCCAACCACGTTGGCGACCGGCACCTGGCCCCGCCTGCTGCAACCTTCGCAACAGGCGCAATGGCAACCTTGGCGTGTGCTGCGGGTAGAGCAGGAAAGCGGCGATATCCGCTCGTTCTACCTTGAGCCACCTGGCGCTACCGCAGTGACGTTCGCGCCAGGGCAACATGTGCCCGTGCAAATCCCGCTGGACCCGCATAAGCCTCTGATCCGCACCTACAGCCTGTCCAGCGCACCCTCCGACGGCCATGTGCGTATCAGCGTCAAAGCCCAGGGGCCCGCTTCGCGATATTTGCATGAGCGCGTCGTGGCAGGCGATGTACTGCAGGTGCGCCCGCCCGTAGGCAGTTTCACGCTCGATTTGAACAGCACCCGGCCGCTGGTACTGATTGGCGCTGGCGTGGGTATCACGCCTTTGCTGGCCATGTTGCGCGAGCAGTTGAAGCAGGGGCAGGCGCGGGTCATTCATCTTTTCCAAGGTGCCCGTAGCTTGGCTGATCTGGCATTCCACAAGGAACTGGCCCACTTGCAACATTACGCCGCAGGGCTGCTGCACGTGTACCGCGCCCTGAGCCAACCCGAAGACCACGCCCAGCCAGGCCGTGACTATCAGTTTGCCGACCGGCTGGGTATCGAGCACGTCAAAGCCACACTGACACTCGATGACTACGACTTCTACCTGTGTGGCCCAGGCAACTTCACCCAGGACTTCTACCAGGGGCTGCGTGGCCTGCATGTGCCGGACGCGCGGATTCATGCCGAAGCGTTCGGCCCGTCAAGCCTTCGCCGCCACCTCGACGCCGGCCAGCCGACGCTGCAGCAGCCGCTTGCTGCCAGCGAGCCAGTGGCGGTGCATTTTGCAGCATCAGCTAAGCAGGCACAGTGGTCACCCTCCAGCGGCACACTGCTGGAGCTGGCCGAAGCACATGGCCTGTCGCCGGAATTCAGTTGCCGGGGTGGAACCTGCGGCACCTGCAAAACGCGGTTGCTCAGTGGCCAGGTGCATTACCCTAACCTCCCGGCCGAAATGCCGGAGAGCGGGACCGCGCTGATCTGTTGTGCGGTGCCAGCGAACATGGATGAGCCGGGGCAGGCGTTGATGCTTGATATCTGA
- a CDS encoding LysR family transcriptional regulator, translating into MDQIHLMKVFVAVGELESFAAAARRLDISPAAVTRAVVALEEQLGVKLALRTTRSVRLTEAGGRYLEDTRHILASIHEANEAAAGINATPKGDLAVTAPILFGKKFVMPCIVRYLQQYPEVDVSAYFLDRIVNMVEEGMDVAVRIGPLPDSGLKALRVGRVRRMLCASPEYLARHGVPKHPSDLAEHAVIGTTNLSPRAGWRFGVIGEPTLVRMKPRLTVTSNDGAIAAASCGLGIARLLSYQVADELASGQLQVVLADYEEAPWPIHILHRESKYGSAKVRAFIDMLAQALKARQLD; encoded by the coding sequence ATGGACCAGATCCACCTGATGAAGGTGTTCGTCGCCGTTGGCGAACTGGAAAGCTTCGCCGCCGCTGCCCGGCGCCTGGATATCTCCCCGGCGGCCGTCACCCGTGCTGTTGTCGCCCTGGAAGAACAACTCGGGGTGAAGTTGGCGCTGCGTACCACGCGCAGTGTGCGCCTGACCGAAGCCGGCGGCCGCTACCTGGAGGACACCCGGCACATTCTCGCCAGCATCCATGAGGCCAACGAAGCCGCTGCCGGCATCAACGCCACACCCAAGGGCGACCTGGCCGTTACTGCGCCCATCCTGTTTGGCAAGAAGTTCGTCATGCCGTGCATCGTCCGCTACCTGCAGCAGTACCCCGAGGTTGACGTCTCCGCCTACTTCCTCGACCGCATCGTGAACATGGTCGAAGAGGGCATGGATGTGGCCGTTCGTATCGGGCCCTTACCCGACTCCGGGCTCAAAGCACTGCGGGTGGGCAGGGTCCGACGCATGCTGTGCGCCTCTCCCGAATATCTGGCGCGTCATGGCGTGCCAAAGCACCCGTCCGACTTGGCGGAGCATGCAGTGATTGGTACCACCAACCTGTCGCCGCGAGCCGGCTGGCGTTTCGGAGTAATCGGTGAACCGACCCTGGTGCGCATGAAACCCCGCTTGACTGTGACCAGCAATGACGGCGCCATCGCTGCGGCCAGCTGCGGGTTGGGCATTGCTCGCCTGCTGTCGTATCAGGTCGCGGATGAACTGGCCAGCGGGCAGCTGCAGGTGGTTCTGGCCGATTACGAAGAGGCGCCTTGGCCAATCCATATATTGCACCGGGAGAGCAAGTACGGTTCAGCCAAGGTCCGGGCCTTCATTGACATGCTGGCGCAGGCGCTGAAGGCTCGACAGCTGGACTGA
- a CDS encoding nitrilase family protein, with product MAAFSPARIAVIQFAPQVGLEHCAGNLAKSVALARSAARAGANLIVLPELTNTGYTFVSRAEAFAHAETLEHGSSVQAWADLAEQYQVYLAAGFVEQDGLKLYDSAVLFGPSGLLGHYRKAHLGAQENLWCAPGNLGFPVFDTSIGRIGLLIGGDIWFPEVPRLLAAQGADLICSLNNWVWTPPPLFDQADRCMANYPTMTAAHINNIFIAAANRIGDERGRRFLGCSLIAGTNGWPIGEVASAQEQTIVYADIDLSSARSAPCNTLNDAPRVRRTDLYDVTLGYRLHAAMPLRK from the coding sequence ATGGCCGCATTCAGCCCGGCACGCATTGCCGTCATCCAGTTCGCGCCTCAGGTGGGGCTTGAACATTGCGCTGGTAACCTCGCCAAGAGCGTGGCATTGGCACGCAGCGCCGCGCGTGCTGGAGCCAACCTCATCGTGCTGCCCGAACTCACCAACACGGGCTACACCTTTGTGTCGCGGGCAGAGGCCTTTGCTCATGCCGAAACACTTGAGCACGGCTCTAGCGTGCAGGCCTGGGCAGACCTTGCCGAGCAATACCAGGTCTACTTGGCTGCCGGATTCGTCGAACAGGATGGATTGAAACTGTATGACAGTGCGGTGCTGTTCGGCCCGAGCGGTTTGCTCGGGCATTACCGCAAGGCTCACTTAGGGGCCCAGGAAAACTTGTGGTGTGCCCCAGGTAACCTGGGCTTTCCAGTGTTTGACACATCGATAGGCCGCATAGGTCTGTTGATTGGCGGTGATATCTGGTTCCCGGAAGTGCCACGACTGCTGGCAGCCCAAGGGGCCGATCTGATCTGCAGCCTCAATAACTGGGTCTGGACACCACCACCGCTATTCGATCAGGCAGACCGGTGCATGGCCAACTACCCGACCATGACGGCCGCCCACATCAACAATATCTTCATTGCCGCTGCCAATCGTATCGGTGACGAGCGAGGTAGGCGGTTTTTGGGATGTTCACTGATTGCCGGAACCAACGGCTGGCCTATTGGCGAAGTGGCCAGTGCACAAGAGCAGACCATCGTCTATGCCGATATAGACCTGAGCAGTGCTCGCTCGGCCCCCTGCAATACCTTGAATGACGCCCCCCGTGTTCGGCGTACAGATCTTTATGATGTGACGCTCGGTTATCGCCTGCATGCGGCCATGCCGCTAAGGAAGTGA
- the tssE gene encoding type VI secretion system baseplate subunit TssE: MVAEIAARDRLQPSLLDRLTDDNPGNPQEAPDKRVLSLHQLKASVLRDLAWLLNTTSLLDSVTTLDTPAGASVVNYGLPALAGNSASNIDLTALERIIHQAIATYEPRILPHTLKVRAQAAPGEMNANALSFEIEGDLWAQPAALPLLLQTDIDLESGHVRVAPAERRRRA, from the coding sequence GTGGTAGCCGAGATCGCCGCCCGCGACCGCCTGCAGCCGTCGCTGCTGGACCGCCTGACCGACGACAACCCGGGCAACCCGCAGGAAGCCCCGGACAAGCGCGTGCTCAGCCTGCACCAGCTCAAGGCCTCTGTGCTGCGCGACCTCGCCTGGTTGCTCAACACCACTTCGCTGCTCGACAGCGTCACCACCCTGGACACCCCGGCCGGGGCCTCGGTGGTCAACTATGGGCTACCGGCGCTGGCCGGCAACAGCGCCTCGAACATTGACCTGACCGCCCTGGAACGCATCATCCACCAGGCCATCGCCACCTACGAGCCACGCATTCTCCCCCACACCCTCAAGGTGCGGGCCCAGGCCGCGCCCGGCGAGATGAACGCCAACGCCTTGAGCTTCGAGATCGAAGGCGACCTGTGGGCCCAGCCAGCGGCGCTGCCGTTGCTGCTGCAGACCGACATCGACCTTGAGTCCGGGCATGTGCGTGTGGCCCCCGCCGAACGCCGGAGGCGTGCATGA
- a CDS encoding type VI secretion system amidase effector protein Tae4, which produces MAKPSFINLWNAYPTDSSPCDGGWDNQCAIRMSIALNGEHTIKVNAGSYSEPRCAHGHARGAESLANWLWKYHLGAPLQLSGSADDRLKLSEKRGIIFFKDCFARAGQAFDNRTGDHIDLWDRGRVTGYFADQAHRSKAVWFWELK; this is translated from the coding sequence ATGGCCAAGCCTTCTTTCATCAACCTGTGGAATGCCTACCCGACTGACTCGTCGCCTTGCGACGGCGGCTGGGACAACCAGTGCGCCATTCGCATGAGCATTGCGCTCAATGGCGAACACACCATCAAGGTGAATGCCGGCAGCTACAGCGAACCGCGCTGTGCTCATGGCCATGCCCGGGGCGCCGAGTCGCTTGCCAACTGGTTGTGGAAGTACCATCTCGGCGCACCCCTACAACTGAGCGGCAGCGCCGACGACCGCCTCAAGCTCAGCGAGAAGCGCGGCATCATCTTCTTCAAGGATTGCTTCGCCCGTGCCGGGCAGGCATTCGACAACCGTACCGGCGACCACATCGATCTGTGGGACCGAGGCCGGGTCACGGGCTATTTCGCCGACCAGGCGCACCGATCCAAGGCTGTCTGGTTCTGGGAGCTCAAATGA
- a CDS encoding formate/nitrite transporter family protein produces MSEAQSEKTPGLSADEQQEVSSNQPPRAAVLHETIRLQGDQELERTLAALWWSALAAGLSMGLSLMAMGLLYSRLPDGESAQVIASIGYSAGFLAVIIARQQLFTENTLTAVLPVMTTPTLGNFGRLLRLWGVVLAGNLAGTLLVAWVMLELPIFDTKTDIAFLEVGRKVMENDVSQMFAKGIVSGWMIATMVWMIPSMEHAKIWIILVITYLMALGDFTHIVVGSVEVSYLVWAGEETWSNFLLHFALPTLAGNIIGGSLIFGLISHAQVRSDSGKSPSQLLKDEQPSRKRQGDQQK; encoded by the coding sequence ATGAGCGAGGCGCAAAGCGAGAAAACCCCGGGCCTGTCTGCAGACGAACAACAGGAGGTCAGCTCCAACCAGCCGCCACGTGCGGCAGTGCTCCACGAAACCATCCGGTTGCAGGGCGACCAGGAACTGGAACGTACATTGGCTGCGCTCTGGTGGTCAGCCCTTGCCGCTGGTTTGTCCATGGGGCTGTCACTGATGGCCATGGGTCTTCTGTACTCGCGTCTGCCGGACGGCGAGAGCGCGCAGGTCATCGCCAGTATCGGCTACAGCGCCGGCTTCCTAGCCGTCATCATCGCACGGCAGCAGTTGTTCACCGAGAACACTCTGACCGCCGTCCTGCCGGTGATGACGACGCCAACGCTAGGCAACTTCGGTCGCCTGCTGCGTCTCTGGGGCGTGGTCCTGGCCGGCAACCTGGCCGGTACCTTGCTGGTGGCCTGGGTAATGCTCGAACTGCCCATCTTCGATACCAAGACAGACATCGCGTTCCTGGAGGTGGGGCGTAAAGTAATGGAGAACGACGTTAGCCAGATGTTTGCCAAAGGCATCGTATCCGGCTGGATGATCGCCACCATGGTCTGGATGATCCCCTCCATGGAGCACGCCAAGATCTGGATCATCCTGGTCATCACCTACCTCATGGCATTGGGCGACTTTACCCACATCGTGGTGGGGTCGGTAGAGGTCTCGTATCTGGTCTGGGCAGGTGAAGAAACCTGGAGCAACTTCTTGCTGCACTTTGCCCTGCCTACGCTGGCCGGCAACATCATCGGCGGCAGTCTCATCTTTGGTCTGATCAGCCATGCCCAGGTGCGCAGCGACAGCGGCAAATCGCCGTCGCAGTTACTCAAAGATGAACAGCCCTCGCGAAAACGCCAAGGCGATCAGCAAAAATGA